The window AAAATTACTTATCTGGGTGAACTAATCTTATCTTTCTCAGTGATTCCAATCTTTTTAGGAGGGCTTTTAATTCTTTTTCTTGGCTTAGTCTTTTCTTTTGGTTTAGTCCTTTTACCTTCTATTATTGCGGTTGAAGAAGACGATACTTTTGGAGCGGTCTGTGACTTATTCTTTGTGGTTATTTCAAATTTCTGGAAATTAATAGGTTATGAACTTATATTTAAATTTGTTTGCCTTGTCTTAACGATAACGGTAATAGGTATTGCCTTGTTGGCTCTTTATTTAGGGGGGAGTGTGGTCATGGCTGGCGTAGGTGAGGTTAAATTTTTTGTGTTACTTACAGCCATTGGTAAATCTTCACCCATCTTTTTAAAGATTACCAGTACAATTATTTGGATATTTTTAGCATTTCTTGGATTGTATGTGGTCTCTATTCCTATGGTTTACTCTAACTTAGCTCAGACCATTATTTACTGTAATTTAGAGGAAAAAATAAAGCTCATGCGCGAAGAAGAAAAAGAAGAAGAAGCAAATGAAGAAAAAAATAGCTCTGACAAAGAAATTATGCCAGAAGAACCGTCGCCAGAAGATTCAAATTAAATAAGTTTATAGTTAAGTTATAATCTGCTTCCCGATAAAACTTAAGGATAAGCTTTGCGGGAATGACAAAGGACATAAGTTAAATTATCTCTTAATCAAAGTAAGCATTAGAAATATATTGCTGCACCATGCGATGGGTATTAAAGAAGGAAGCATTAAAGGCAATGCTACATTGCATAATATCTACCCACTGCCATTCTCTTTGATAATACATCGGGAGAATGGTGGTCTTTAATTTTGCATAAAATTCTTCGGCATTTTTTTCATCAAGATCATCTTGATCAAGTTTTCCTTTTTCTCCAATTGACCACCCGGTAATTCCTTCAATATGTCCTTCTATCCACCAGCCATCTAAAATACTAAAATTTGGTATTCCATTATGAGAAGCTTTCATTCCAGAAGTCCCTGAAGCCTCCATCGGTCTCTTGGGATTATTTAACCAAATATCTACCCCAGAGGTAATTAACTTTCCTAATTCCATATTATATTCTTCTAAGTAAACTATCTTAATCTCATTCTTTAGTTCTTTAATATGTTGGTGAATCTTTTTTATTAAATACTTTCCAGGTTCATCTTGAGGATGAGCTTTGCCAGCAAAGATAATTTGAAACTTGCCTACTTTTTTAGCGATTTCTACTAATTTCTTTGGATTGGTGAAGACAAGGGTAGATCTTTTGTAAGTAGCAGATCTTCTGGCAAATCCCATGGTAAATGTTTTATAATCCATACCAATGTTAGTCTCTTTATTTACATAATCGATCAGCCTTTTCTTGGCTTGGCAATGGGCATTCCAAATTTCTGGCTTGGGAATACTAGCGGCATGTCTTAAAGTAAAAGGATCTTTGGTCCACCCGGGAATATACTTATCATAAAGATCCCGATATTCTTGACAAGTCCAAGCATAAGAGTGAACACCATTAGTAATAGAACCTACGGAGTATTGAGGAAACATCTGTTGTGATACCTCGCTGTGCTTCTTAGCTACTCCATTGACAAACTTACTACAATTTAAAGCCAAATAAGTCATGTTTAAAGAATCTTGGCCACCTAACTTTTTGAGAAGATCAAAAGGAATAAACTCTCCCAAAACATTCCAAACTAAGTCATAACTAAACTTATCATGACCAGCGGGAACAGGAGTATGAGTGGTAAA of the bacterium genome contains:
- the glgP gene encoding alpha-glucan family phosphorylase yields the protein MDSERKIAYFTMEIGIDQHLPTYSGGLGILAGDTVRSFADLKVPVVGVTLLYRKGYFSQKLDKDGNQKELPFKWNPEDYLQLLSPNVSVEIEGRKVVVMAWQYVVVGVSGFKVPIIFLDTDVKDNSEYDRTLTHSLYGGDSKYRLSQEIVLGIGGVRMLYVLGYRDIKKYHMNEGHPSLLTLELLKRYKKNIEETWDERLAWNVDAVRELCVFTTHTPVPAGHDKFSYDLVWNVLGEFIPFDLLKKLGGQDSLNMTYLALNCSKFVNGVAKKHSEVSQQMFPQYSVGSITNGVHSYAWTCQEYRDLYDKYIPGWTKDPFTLRHAASIPKPEIWNAHCQAKKRLIDYVNKETNIGMDYKTFTMGFARRSATYKRSTLVFTNPKKLVEIAKKVGKFQIIFAGKAHPQDEPGKYLIKKIHQHIKELKNEIKIVYLEEYNMELGKLITSGVDIWLNNPKRPMEASGTSGMKASHNGIPNFSILDGWWIEGHIEGITGWSIGEKGKLDQDDLDEKNAEEFYAKLKTTILPMYYQREWQWVDIMQCSIAFNASFFNTHRMVQQYISNAYFD